The genomic interval TTTAATCGAAGGTTTGATTcaaattatgaataaaatatgacaacaatatatttgaatGATAAAATAATGGATAGATGGAATTTGACCCCACCAATAAAGACAAGTGACATCAAGATTCAAATAATCAGACACGTTACCACAATGATTTCATTCTTAAAATATGAGAGAAATTACAAAGTTCATTTGTTTAGTTAAGTGAAAACAGTTGTTCTAATGATTTCTAAAATGCCAATAAACTTTAGTATTATTCTTGTAAGCTTAAATTGTAAGTTGAGAATCATATTCTTGTAGCCTTTGATGTTTTCTAAAGTGTGCTTGCATCATATCAtctaacaacaaattaaatagaaaaaaaaaaaaaagatcttTTGGTACTGTTGTCACATGACAAAAGAAGAGATCAATGTGAATTAGTTACATTTAAAAGATCAAGACCGTCATGCctgatttaaattattaagttaTTGTATGCTTAActaaaatttcatctttttataaaatagagaCTTCATAAGATCAACATAAGAATGTCATTTGATGAACTCAATCAAACAAATATATCATTAGCTTAACTTATATCAAACCGTAATAAGTcacaaaaaatataacttaaagatCGAACCAAATACGAAGACTTAACTATTTTGtacttgaaaattttaaaagacaCTACCAACATTGTGATAAAAATTGTAAcaactattattttattgtgattgtggACATCTCCCAATGACTAATAACATGTTTTTCCAATGACTATATTCACAAAATCTATTTCAGCAATATTGAATATCGGTTTCAAGTTGACAAAAATAGTTATGTACTAGATCGAAGATAAAAAGTTGAAAACAAAGTTCATGTTGTCTATAAAGTGGTTATGAATTTACATTAGAGGATCTAGATCATATACCGTAAATACAAGACGGTTACCGTATATCATCTTATAAATCTCGTACGTAGAAAAATGAAAATCCTCGACATGAAAAATACTTGGAATGATAATTTgatttgtaattatatttgcATACCTTATCTTCAAGAGTTTTCAATAAGATGTATCGTAGTCATAAACACCATTTCTGATACGTCCATTAGTGGCCGAATGTATCTCCTCCAAAGGCTTGTAATGAGTAAGTTGTTTTCAAGCGCAGGAGATATAAGTCTCAAAAAAGCAAAgtaaataatacttaaatcCCAATTAGACTTACATAATACTTGTGGTTTTTGAAGAGAATTAGAGAATATTTGAAGTCAAAAAAAGCGGAGtaaatactatttaaaatttaaaaaaattaagttaaaaatcatttaagattaaaaaatctgagttataataatatttgtaaaCTATTACTTAATAGTGAATTAAGTTATTCGAATTTagaacataaaatatataaaatatatatgtatcaaaaagTTTAAGTAGTAATAATTGTTacgaactaaaataaaaatatattatctcaTTTTCCCTAATTTTCTTATAAgtaaacattaatatttttatcgTATGCATTtcacaaactttttttttttaactcaaatcAATTGATCtagttattaaataaagaaaaaaaacttaaaatataaaacaccGTTCAAATTCTGATTTCTTATATTTTCTATTCACTTTTAACAAAGATGTGCACCCCCAAGTCATAACTAGATCCACTCCTATGCATAGTGAAAAACAATCATATCTAAATCTAAGTAGTccattgtattttatttataaaaaaattatccggtgaattttttaaaataaaaaatggattgGATCCATCCATACTATTAAATGAATAGAATGAATCtaatctattaattattttattatgagaTGATTAAATTGGATgaattttacttaaataaattaaatgtatgataaataattgaattaaattgttacttcaaaattattgtagtaagattttgtcaagaaaaatagtataatattaagattagaagaaaaaatcatttcaaCGTAAAGTTTGTTTTCCAGATCCTTTTGCCCATCATTTTTGGaatatttcaagcttaagtAGCCCACTTCCTACTTTTTGTCTGATAGTAGGTGTTGACTACACACTCGGAGACAAAGGAAAAAGGAAACAGTTCTCATGTTCTGTTACTTATCATATTATGAAACCTACTCAttccatttttaattataattacttaatttgaaaaagaaattgtctgtaattattgatgtgtttaattgaaatttGAGAATATTGAATAAGTGTTACATTATTTGAAATTGTACGGAAAATAgagtttaaaattatatatatgattcTAATTTTTCATTAGAATTTGCATCagtcataaatattttaaattcgtaactgattctttttttttttctcttattccATTGTGTGACAGTGTTGTAAGatatagttcaaatatttgtttttgagagTGTGGATGTACGAGGGTCATGTgaaatttatgtattataacaatttttacatGATGTTATTATCTATCATTAGACAACAATCGTGAATTTTTCAATGAATTTAAAGTTTACACGTTAgtttcttgtgtttttttttttattatttaaaattatttatttgtttattttatcaacatttgGTACTATAGCTTTTGGTTCGATATAGGAAAATATAGTTATTAATATGTTTTGTTGCACTTTTGTCTAATCTTCCACATcagaaaataaatgttatattttataagtgttGTTTAGGCAAGATTGGCTAAGAAAAGACGAGTTTGGTTGAAATAGGAGAATATTGAATAAGTCCCacatttttgaaattataatgaAAGATGGAGCTCAATGTTGTATATATGAGTCTAGTTTTTTCTATTACAATTTGCATAAGTCATAAACATTTTAAGCTTGTACATGATTATTTACTTTTACATTATACTCATGTGTTAGAGTGTTGCGAGATGTAGTTTAAATATTTACCTTAGAGGGTGTAGATGTATTGTGGGTGTTGCGTCCAGTTAGGTGTCAACTGTGGGCCATGTGGAGTTTATGAGAGAAATATATGTGTTGTAACATTTTCACATAATGTTGTTCTCTGGTTGTCATTAGACAACAATCGTTATTTTTTCTCCAAATTTGGAGTTTTCACGTAATTTACTTGTATTATGattgatatttaaattaatttagagGATTATTGTTGGATTTCAAATATGAGTGATTAAGTCTCacattggataagaataaaacTAAACGTTGGATATATAAGGTGGTGACCCATATACCTAATGTTTTAAAGTTTTATGTATAGATGTGGTGTCAAAGTATCTTGTGGTCTTGCTGCATTTGGGTTGTTGTTACTTCTGACGCTCTCCCGACATGCTAACAAGCGGGATCAAAGCCTTTGTTTGACTTGGTGGGGGAGCGTGAGTGGATCCTGGTGTTAGATACTTGTATTGGAAGTCTTCCTTGAGGTGTAGTCAGGAGGTGAATCTTATTAGTAATAACAATGATACAAGTATAGTATGTACAAGAGTCACACTTAAACACGAGATTGTTGGATTTCAAGTACAAGTGTTTATGTAACCAATTGACTAATAATAAATGGATCATTTGACCCGTTGTTGCTCCCGAGACTCCGTGAACTCTTCTATATTATAAGTTACTTTCAATATACTAGATAGATttattcttatatatttttccaaatatactccttattaattatattgttttatcttaaaagataaaaaagacAAATGAGATATATTATGTAcaaatgacatttaaaaaatatatatacataaaatagaCACgttaaatcaactttttttattttcttaataaataaataaaaaaacaaaatgtacCTATAAATATAGACTAATCAAGTATTAGATTAACCTCAGTACGATTATAAGATTAACCTCTATTTCCTGTGCATTTTTTATTCATAGCCCTCGACACCTTTGGCAGTAAAAGGATTAAATTGGACAAACATTAAAAGTTTTCATATGTTTTCCTCAAAGTGTACACATTTATTTGATTGTCTAGATGTGTcatgtgtaaataaatttttgacttCATAAAAAATGAGTGTATTTGAAAAgtaaaaatagaacaaaaattgtTAAACTTGTAGGTTTATATTGGAGAGTTTTGGGAGTAATTGTGTTTTTCAGTTTGTTGGAATTTTGACAATACACAACAAAGTCCCTATGGTGTCAAAGCACCGAAGAATCAGATGAAATAAACCTCACTTTGTCCAGATAGACAGTAAACGATGGGTTGTTGCCCATTCATGCCAACTTTAGTAGTATAGTACTGTAACACTTATGTGTCCTCTTTCTTGGTTTATCGTCGTCTttcaatttacttttattaCTTGCTATTTGACATGTTTTAATAATACATACAATacatatattgataaaaaaattatacttcttaattttattatttaaataagaaaatgtTAAGGTGcatttaatttacaaaatagtatacgataattttttgtatttcaGTGATTGATAATGCACAACAGAGATTGGAGGGAATAAAGAGCTAAAAATTGTGTACTgagaatgataatttttttttgttgttgaatctTTTGATTCGTATTTTTTcagttttcagttttttttatcaaatcaaatcaagtgtattttaaagttttttgaaATGGATGCAGTATTTAAGTTGAGGATAGATTGGAAGATGAAAGCAAAGGAAGATTAAATAAGATATTTGAGAAAGACTGGAGAGAAAACTAAAAAAAGGTTTGAAATGAGAGTGTACAGAAATGAGAGTGATGCAGAATGGGTGTACCGTATGAAATGACCGCATGGGCAGATACGTCCTTCCCGTCAAATCTAAGGTTTACAGCTACGTTGTcactattaattattaacatataaataaataaatatctttaACTATATTTATGTAGGAGAGAGAGAATGCAAAATGACAATTAGTTGTGATGATTCACATAAACAATGTAGTAGAAATTGAGTGAGTTTTATGTGATGGTGAGTGCTAAATAGATTGAGGCTCAGCAGTACAGTAGTTTCCAAGGCACACAGACACAGATATATAGCCTGACTCAGTAGCTAACCAAAATAGCCAATCTACCATTCACACATTCTTATTTCGAGATTTACGCCTTTTCGTATTACTATTAATTATTCTTGGTTTAACTAAggttaactattttaatttacatgaaaataaatacaaatgcAAAGACGTGGTCTTTTTCTCATATAACACAGATCCCTATGGAATGAAGTGGGTGCTCCCCAGCATTGCTTTGCTTATAATAATTCAttccttttgttttgttttgtttaaagagaccacttttgttctgtTTCGAGAGAGACACATGTTTTTCTTATGACTAGTTGGTACCCcaatttcatttcattcttCATAGTATAATAGCAAAACTAAATCAACAACCAAACTCTTTCACTTCACCATCTATTAACATGCAGTACAAGAGGCAATAGCTACACTACATTTTTTCAACATCATTAGTTTGTTTTCTCAAGCAATCATTGACTTTCTATCTTGCTGCAAGTGATAGATTCTGGTAAATACTTGTAGAAATTTCAAACCTTTTTCAAGTAAACAAAAGAAGATGAAGTCCATCAATGACAGTAGTAACTCTGATGACAGAAACAACAATCATAACAACAATAACTGGTTGGGTTTTTCTCTCTCACCTCAACTGAAAATGGAGGTTTCTTCTGCTCCTCCTCCttctcatcatcatcatcattatcaacAACATCATCATTACCATCATCAACATCAACCTTCTTCAGCTTCCAACACTGTTCCTACACCTTTCTATTTCTCCTCTTCTCACTTCAATAACTGTTATGAAAATGGTAACCTTCATTCACCTTTGACTGTTATGCCTCTTAAGTCAGATGGCTCACTTTGTATCATGGAAGCTCTTGGTAGATCACAACCACaaggtttcttgtttttctttcttttgcaaTGTTATTAACAAGTTCTTATCTTTATCccttaaattaatgttttttatatgaCCCATTAATGATTATGCTGTGTAGTGATGGTGCCATCTTCATCTCCAAAACTAGAAGACTTTCTAGGCGGTGCAACAATGGGAACTCATGATGAATATGGTAGTAGTAGCCATGAAAGAGAAGCAATGGCTTTAAGCTTAGACAGTATTTACTACAATACCCAAAATGCAGATCCTCAACAACCTAATAGAGACCATTCTCTTGACCTTCTTTCAGATGATTCCTTTAGACAACAAAGCCACAACATCAATGTCCAGTCACATCCATATTATTCAGCTCTTCATTGTCATGGTATTTTTCAATCACAATTAGAGGAAGAACAAGAAACAACAAAGGCAACAAACCATGTTGCTGTTTGTAGTTCCCAAATGCCTCAAATAGCTGAAGAAGCCGAAGAAAGCATTGCTTGTTTCAAAAACTGGGAGCAACAAATGAACACTAACCTAGGAAATAATGGTGGAAATGGTGTTGGTTCTGTTGGTGAGTTACAATCTTTAAGCCTTTCTATGAGTCCTGGTTCTCAATCTAGTTGTGTTACAGCTCCTAGACAGATCTCACCTACTGGAACAGAATCAGTGGCTATGGATGTTAAAAAAAGAGGAGCTTCTAAAATGGGTCAGAAGCAACCTGTGCATAGGAAATCTATTGATACTTTTGGTCAAAGAACATCACAGTACAGAGGTGTCACTAGgtaattttaattcaatcatCCCTTGTTATTTtcattgttgataaaaaaaaaagtgatttttaataatagttttatagtaaaatatatttatgttgtGTTCTTTGAAGCTTTCATGTGTTTGTTGATATGATAACAAagtaattagtttatttttcttcaGGCATAGATGGACTGGTAGATATGAAGCACATTTGTGGGATAACAGCTGCAAGAAGGAAGGACAAACTAGGAAAGGAAGACAAGGTTAGTGATTAAAACCATAATCAATAGTCAAGTTTTAGAAATATTCTTTCgtatactaaaatattattttatactaacTAATTTTTGTTGTGTGTTCATGCTTTTTGGTGATGATTTAATCAAATTTGCATGCATGTTGCAGTATATTTGGGTAAGTTCTTTTCCTCTCCTTCCATTAGTAGAATGAAAAATGAAACATTTTCAACAATGTTGCTTCTATTTCTAGTTTTGATgtggttgattttattttttgttcttaagGTGGTTATGATATGGAAGAGAAAGCTGCAAGAGCTTATGATCAAGCAGCTCTCAAGTATTGGGGACCTTCAACTCATATAAACTTTCCCGTACAGTTCATCTCCTTTGTATTTTCTTGCTAGAAtatattgtatattattttcatatttatatgacCAAGAATCACATCCTTTGTGTTATATTTTGCAGTTGGAAAATTACACAACACAGCTTGAGGAAATGAAGAACATGACTAGGCAGGAATATGTTGCTCATTTGAGAAGGTTAATAATAGAAAATGAATCTGTTAATTAATGGGTAATTATTTTGGAAAAAAGTTAGTATAATTATATGATAATCATGATGATTTAGTATTATTTACTTTTGCAGAAAAAGCAGTGGATTTTCTAGAGGTGCTTCAATGTACAGAGGAGTGACAaggttcattttcttttttattctcttGTCCCTTTTTCATTTGAATTAGTACCACTGTTGATTTGGAAATTTGAGCTAAATTCACTTTTCTTATGTTATGCAGACACCACCAACATGGTAGGTGGCAAGCAAGAATAGGAAGAGTTGCTGGTAACAAGGATCTTTATCTTGGAACATTCAGTAAGTATTCTTTGTAAAGTACTGTTGATTCCTCAAACTTTGTTGCTAAAAATGTGTTAACCAAAGTATTTAGCATTTGAATTGTGAACTTGGAATGCTTATGTATATGTAAGGCTCTACAATCTACATTGTTGAAACTTTATAGTATTAAATTATAGGACTATATTTTACTTATGTCATTTCTGTTTCAATATTTCTTTTCCCAAACACTAGTGACTGGTGATGCTTTTATAAGGCTGAGAATGTTACTACTTTGAgctcaaaattcaactttttctAAGgctgctattttttttttcatataaaaatagataaaggGCTCTTGACAATAATGTTTTAAGGAAAGTTCAGAATTTTGTAATGCCCTTTTggtatttttgaaagaattaatttattattattattttttcttggaaatgaaattttttaggCACTCAAGAGGAAGCAGCAGAAGCATATGATGTAGCTGCAATCAAATTCCGGGGATCAAATGCAGTGACAAATTTCGACATATCTAGATACGATGTCGAAAGGATCATGGCTAGCAATACTCTTCTTGCCGGCGAACAGGCAAGAAGAAACAAAGATAACGATCCGAGAACCGAAGTTGTGGAATACAATGGTACTAATGTATCAAGCCAGAACAGTGTTGAAGCGGCTCAACAgcgaaaaaacaatgaaaatgaatCAAAGTGGAAGATGGTTTTGTGTAATAATCATCCACAACAGGaacaacaaaatcaacaatCAAATACTTGTGACcaaaaaattggaaattttaagaattctgatttttctatgTCATTACAAGACATTGTTGGGATTGATTCTGGTCAGCACATGTTGGATGATTCAAGCAAGAATATTggaaatcatttttcaaatcCGTCTTCACTTGTGACAAGTTTAAGCTCTTCAAGAGAAGCTAGTCCTGACAAAACAGCTGCTTCATTACTCTTTCCAAAGCCTTCAATGGAAACAAAGATTACTAATGGTGTTGGTGTTGGTGTTAGTTCTTGGTTTTCTTCACAAATGAGGCCAAATGGTTCTATGAATTTGTCTCATTTGCCACTTTTTGCTGCATGGAATGATGCTTAGAGAGATTAATAGATTACATCCATATTATGTTAAATTTCCACATGTAAtagttacaaaaaaaatatgggAAAGAAGGATTAGTGGAGTTAATTTGGGGGGAAAATGGTGATGGGGTGGGAAGGGTAGTTTCGTAAAAGCATATGGGAATATTTATTTGTCCAAAAGGGTAAGTTGAGGAATTTGGGGGATTAATTAAAAGAAAGTATGGAATTTAGGGGCCactttgtttgttttctttatgGCTTTTACAAACATAGCCTTTTGGCTATATGTTGGAATGAGAATATGAATGTTCAAGGGaaaagaatttaattaaagTAGACTAATGATTGAATTGTGTGACATGATGTTTGACAATATGGAAATATGGCCcttaaattattgaattttctTTTTGGAGTTGTAACTTTATTTTGGTCATGCCTAAGTACAGAACCAACTCATTGTTTCTCAATAATGCATAATAGAGACTTTGCCTTTGACCACATCATTATCTCGTTTTGTTACTAATTATGCGATCTCAATATGCATAACATTATGATTGCATATACCTTTCTTGTTTTAGCTTTGTTAAAAGGCAACAAAACGTTCTAAATCATTATTCAAAGAGGAAATATGACTAAGTGATTCTTGTATGATAGTTTATAATTGGctaaattttcataattatatgGGGAcacttttaaaagaaaacatggttcatggttaaaaaaattaatatttttttattgaaagtgGCGAAATCAAAAgagatataatttttatattattggaTGGTAAAAGTGATTTCATGTCTCGTGTGATACTTTAGGGACTTAACTCAATTTGAGTCTATCTTGTTATCGAGTGTTTTCACACGTGTGAGTGTCAATCGTGTGCATACATATTGTGCTTGATTGCAAAATTTAGTGATTATTGACCATATAATAACATTATGTTACGACAACGAGGAATCAGTGCCGGGAAAGCTGGAAGCttgta from Cicer arietinum cultivar CDC Frontier isolate Library 1 chromosome 5, Cicar.CDCFrontier_v2.0, whole genome shotgun sequence carries:
- the LOC101493853 gene encoding AP2-like ethylene-responsive transcription factor ANT, with the protein product MKSINDSSNSDDRNNNHNNNNWLGFSLSPQLKMEVSSAPPPSHHHHHYQQHHHYHHQHQPSSASNTVPTPFYFSSSHFNNCYENGNLHSPLTVMPLKSDGSLCIMEALGRSQPQVMVPSSSPKLEDFLGGATMGTHDEYGSSSHEREAMALSLDSIYYNTQNADPQQPNRDHSLDLLSDDSFRQQSHNINVQSHPYYSALHCHGIFQSQLEEEQETTKATNHVAVCSSQMPQIAEEAEESIACFKNWEQQMNTNLGNNGGNGVGSVGELQSLSLSMSPGSQSSCVTAPRQISPTGTESVAMDVKKRGASKMGQKQPVHRKSIDTFGQRTSQYRGVTRHRWTGRYEAHLWDNSCKKEGQTRKGRQVYLGGYDMEEKAARAYDQAALKYWGPSTHINFPLENYTTQLEEMKNMTRQEYVAHLRRKSSGFSRGASMYRGVTRHHQHGRWQARIGRVAGNKDLYLGTFSTQEEAAEAYDVAAIKFRGSNAVTNFDISRYDVERIMASNTLLAGEQARRNKDNDPRTEVVEYNGTNVSSQNSVEAAQQRKNNENESKWKMVLCNNHPQQEQQNQQSNTCDQKIGNFKNSDFSMSLQDIVGIDSGQHMLDDSSKNIGNHFSNPSSLVTSLSSSREASPDKTAASLLFPKPSMETKITNGVGVGVSSWFSSQMRPNGSMNLSHLPLFAAWNDA